Proteins encoded by one window of Dokdonella sp.:
- a CDS encoding choice-of-anchor Q domain-containing protein: MRHLILLVLLASGPCLADDTFIVNTTSDDGAGTLRAAINQMQASNGTQTIRFVLPANAQINTSTPLPPLVGQGIVLDATQAPGLVVNAQGWPLFRFLTGGSSQTIQVLGLNLRNGSSGEGGGCIDVRSQGALLVFDSSFDGCVNYGPAATGAGGGAIRTNGNLRLTRSRFSNNQSSDGGIVNLANAGGAVRVNGATSVLVERTQFISNRTVATPASAQSCIGGTGAALSLDLPVNAYALLSDVQFVDNATTCLTTGSRRAGAGGAMAVFGQGPSTIVALERAWFGQNEAREGGAIGVESARLDVTNGTFFENSALASGGIYLLTRTGRPPTTANIRNSTFARGSANFGNSAAYLQAQNGATISEIRNTVFAPPLSGPACTPSTIDVQAGDAVFTGSASCYFYTPGNNLISSEFPNNGFGLGEAVQTHGWVPALALPAGSVLIDNGSNTNCPGTDARGLPRPLNGGQATRCDVGAVEYNPDRIFATGFER; the protein is encoded by the coding sequence ATGCGCCATCTGATCCTGCTCGTCCTTCTCGCCAGCGGACCCTGCCTCGCCGACGACACCTTCATCGTCAACACGACCAGCGATGACGGTGCCGGTACGCTGCGCGCGGCGATCAACCAGATGCAGGCCAGCAACGGCACGCAGACGATCCGCTTCGTCCTGCCCGCGAATGCGCAGATCAACACGAGCACGCCGCTGCCGCCGCTGGTCGGACAAGGCATCGTGCTTGACGCCACGCAGGCGCCGGGCCTGGTCGTCAATGCACAGGGCTGGCCGCTGTTCCGCTTCCTCACCGGCGGCAGCTCGCAGACGATCCAGGTGCTCGGCCTGAACCTGCGCAATGGCTCGAGCGGCGAAGGTGGCGGCTGCATCGACGTGCGCTCGCAGGGTGCCCTGCTGGTGTTCGACTCGAGTTTCGATGGCTGCGTGAACTACGGTCCCGCGGCGACCGGCGCCGGCGGCGGTGCGATCCGCACCAACGGCAACCTGCGCCTGACCCGCTCGCGTTTCAGCAACAACCAGTCCAGTGACGGCGGCATCGTCAACCTCGCCAACGCCGGCGGCGCCGTGCGCGTCAACGGCGCAACCTCGGTACTGGTCGAGCGCACGCAATTCATCTCGAACAGGACCGTCGCCACGCCGGCCAGCGCGCAGTCCTGTATCGGCGGCACCGGCGCTGCGCTCTCGCTGGACCTGCCGGTGAATGCCTATGCCCTGCTCAGCGACGTGCAGTTCGTCGACAACGCGACGACCTGCTTGACCACCGGCTCGCGTCGGGCCGGAGCCGGCGGCGCCATGGCCGTCTTCGGCCAGGGCCCGTCCACCATCGTTGCCCTGGAACGTGCCTGGTTCGGCCAGAACGAGGCGCGCGAAGGCGGCGCGATCGGCGTCGAAAGCGCGCGCCTGGATGTCACCAATGGCACGTTCTTCGAGAATTCGGCACTCGCCAGCGGCGGGATCTACCTGTTGACCCGCACCGGCCGGCCGCCGACCACGGCCAACATCCGCAACAGTACCTTCGCGCGCGGCTCGGCCAACTTCGGCAACTCCGCCGCCTACCTGCAGGCACAGAACGGCGCGACCATCAGCGAGATCCGCAACACGGTGTTCGCGCCACCCCTGTCCGGCCCGGCCTGCACGCCGAGCACGATCGACGTGCAGGCCGGCGACGCGGTCTTCACCGGCTCGGCCTCGTGCTACTTCTACACGCCCGGCAACAACCTGATCTCATCCGAGTTCCCGAACAACGGCTTCGGCCTCGGCGAGGCCGTGCAAACCCACGGCTGGGTACCCGCGCTGGCCCTGCCGGCCGGCAGCGTGCTGATCGACAACGGCAGCAACACGAACTGCCCGGGCACCGACGCACGCGGCCTGCCGCGTCCGCTCAACGGTGGCCAGGCCACGCGCTGCGACGTCGGCGCGGTCGAGTACAACCCGGACCGGATCTTCGCCACCGGCTTCGAGCGCTGA
- a CDS encoding ATP-dependent DNA helicase, translating to MDESVEALLGSDGPFTREVPGFVPRAVQQAMAAAVAAAIDERHALIAEAGTGTGKTFAYLVPALVSGKRIIVSTGTKALQDQLFHRDLPRVRSVLGARLSTALLKGRANYLCLHRLDQVRKDGRLASREEVAQLGTIHAWSTRTASGDRAELADVPEDSPLWPRVTSTTDNCLGSECPLFAECFVVRARRAAQEADLVVVNHHLLFADLAIKQEGFGEILPGAQAFILDEAHQIPELAGQFFSISLGMRQLTELAQDALAECAGVSGALALLQPAIDPLMPALRRLRLELERLPAKGAFALIERDAAAMQELEGLRELLGALADALERHAERSRGLASVHERTLGFAARLAHLLDSSARDAVHWYELTPHGFTLHATPLDLAGPLRELREQSHAAWIFTSATLSVDRQFGHFARQLGLDDPHTLLLDSPFDYASQALAWLPTGLPEPADPTYTDRVVEAVLPVLEASNGRAFLLFTSHRALRRAAERLEGCVPYPLFVQGTAPRHRLLEGFRASGNGVLLGAASFWEGVDVAGEALSVVVIDKLPFAAPDDPVLVARLDALREAGLNAFTEWQVPNAVIALKQGVGRLIRDIHDRGVLVLCDPRLTGKGYGKAFLASLPPMPRTRRVEEVVAFFAEPS from the coding sequence GTGGACGAATCCGTCGAGGCATTGCTCGGTTCCGATGGCCCGTTCACGCGCGAGGTTCCGGGGTTCGTGCCGCGCGCCGTGCAGCAGGCAATGGCTGCGGCGGTTGCCGCGGCCATCGACGAACGCCATGCGCTGATCGCCGAAGCCGGTACCGGCACCGGCAAGACCTTCGCCTACCTCGTGCCGGCGCTGGTGTCGGGCAAGCGCATCATCGTCTCGACCGGCACCAAGGCACTCCAGGATCAGTTGTTCCACCGCGACCTGCCGCGCGTGCGCTCGGTGCTCGGCGCGCGCCTGTCGACTGCCCTGCTCAAGGGGCGCGCGAACTACCTCTGCCTGCATCGTCTCGATCAGGTGCGCAAGGATGGCCGCCTCGCCTCACGCGAGGAAGTCGCCCAGCTCGGCACCATCCACGCTTGGTCGACCAGGACCGCGAGCGGCGACCGCGCCGAACTGGCTGACGTACCCGAGGATTCGCCGCTGTGGCCGCGCGTGACCTCGACCACCGACAACTGCCTCGGCAGTGAATGTCCACTGTTTGCCGAGTGCTTCGTCGTGCGCGCGCGCCGCGCCGCGCAGGAAGCCGACCTCGTCGTCGTCAACCACCACCTGCTGTTCGCCGACCTGGCGATCAAGCAGGAAGGCTTCGGCGAGATCCTGCCCGGTGCGCAGGCCTTCATCCTCGACGAGGCGCACCAGATTCCGGAACTCGCCGGCCAGTTCTTCTCGATCAGTCTCGGCATGCGCCAGCTCACCGAACTCGCCCAGGACGCGCTCGCCGAGTGCGCCGGCGTCAGCGGCGCGCTGGCCCTGCTGCAGCCGGCGATCGATCCGCTCATGCCGGCGCTGCGTCGCCTGCGCCTCGAACTCGAGCGACTCCCGGCGAAAGGTGCCTTCGCGCTGATCGAGCGCGATGCCGCGGCAATGCAGGAACTCGAAGGCCTGCGCGAACTGCTCGGCGCGCTCGCCGATGCGCTCGAACGACATGCCGAACGCAGCCGCGGCCTCGCCTCGGTGCACGAACGCACGCTCGGCTTCGCCGCGCGGCTTGCCCACCTGCTCGACAGCAGTGCGCGTGATGCCGTGCACTGGTATGAACTGACGCCGCATGGATTCACGCTGCATGCGACGCCGCTCGACCTCGCCGGTCCGTTGCGCGAGCTGCGCGAGCAGAGCCATGCGGCCTGGATCTTCACCTCGGCGACGCTTTCCGTCGATCGCCAGTTCGGACATTTCGCGCGCCAGCTCGGCCTCGACGATCCGCATACGCTCCTGCTCGACAGCCCATTCGACTATGCCAGCCAGGCCCTGGCCTGGTTGCCGACCGGCCTGCCCGAACCGGCCGACCCGACTTACACCGATCGCGTGGTCGAGGCCGTGTTGCCGGTGCTCGAAGCCTCGAACGGTCGCGCCTTCCTGCTGTTCACCTCGCATCGCGCGCTGCGTCGCGCCGCCGAGCGTCTGGAGGGGTGCGTTCCGTACCCGCTGTTCGTGCAGGGTACGGCGCCGCGGCATCGACTGCTGGAGGGCTTCCGTGCCTCCGGCAACGGCGTCCTGCTCGGCGCGGCGAGCTTCTGGGAAGGTGTCGATGTCGCTGGCGAGGCCTTGAGCGTGGTCGTCATCGACAAGCTGCCGTTCGCTGCACCGGACGATCCCGTGCTGGTCGCCCGCCTCGACGCGCTGCGCGAAGCCGGTCTCAACGCCTTCACCGAATGGCAGGTGCCGAACGCGGTGATCGCGCTCAAGCAGGGCGTCGGCCGCCTGATCCGCGACATCCACGATCGCGGCGTGCTCGTGCTCTGCGATCCGCGCCTGACCGGCAAGGGCTACGGCAAGGCCTTCCTCGCCAGCCTGCCGCCGATGCCGCGCACGCGCCGCGTCGAGGAGGTCGTCGCCTTCTTCGCGGAGCCGTCATGA
- the mrcB gene encoding penicillin-binding protein 1B: MSSFLRRLWRLLRAPLWLAVGFAAGFLVPYVAYLDHQVRARFDDLSWQIPSRVLARPLALERGQPISAELIELELAAARYRRDERAALPGTYVRDGARFVVYRRAFVGLDGKHGARRFAIDLAGTRIGALIDATTGAAIATEQIDPARIATLYGTTQEERRVVQLEQLPTLLVAGLQAVEDRSFKHHHGIDLTAILRAAWANLSAGRVVQGGSTLTQQLVRNLYLDRSQNALRKINEALLALIIEYRYDKRRILEAYVNEIFLGQQGGQAIHGFAAASEFWFGRDVATLGPAEIALLVGMVQGPSWYDPRRAPQRALERRNRVLGQFAETGLIDAKLLASSRAQPLGVVATGALPRNRFPAFLDLVRAQLARDFPETGIDAAGLTIHTTLAPSSQLVAEDALKRTLETLGPSQQALEAALVVTGARDGEVEVLVGGREADAQGFNRALDARRPIGSLVKPFVFLVALAQPQRHSWASLIDDAPVSLPQRDGTRWTPKNADGEEHGTVNLADVLANSWNLATVQLGLRLGVDAVRGLLQSLAPDRTINPNPSLLLGAVELSPLDVAQLYQYFAADGHALPLRAVRGVVDKAGRTLSRYGTKAGAGDYVTAARLVNWGMQQVVERGTARAIGVAGLGDRHIAGKTGTSDTQRDAWFAGFDGSRLGVVWIGRDDNKPTALYGSTGALRVWIDLFKRLPGQDLVIPEDGIETVWIDPSTGQRSDQSCRSARRVPFAAGYAPREWRECAGSEGRRRDE; the protein is encoded by the coding sequence GTGTCGTCCTTTCTTCGTCGTCTCTGGCGCCTGCTGCGCGCGCCGCTGTGGCTCGCCGTCGGTTTTGCCGCGGGCTTCCTCGTGCCCTATGTCGCCTACCTGGATCACCAGGTGCGCGCGCGTTTCGACGATCTGAGCTGGCAGATCCCGAGCCGCGTACTCGCGCGTCCGCTCGCCCTCGAACGCGGGCAGCCGATCAGTGCCGAACTGATCGAGCTCGAGCTGGCCGCTGCGCGCTACCGCCGCGACGAGCGCGCCGCGCTGCCCGGCACCTACGTGCGCGACGGCGCGCGTTTCGTGGTCTACCGTCGCGCCTTCGTCGGCCTCGACGGCAAACATGGCGCGCGCCGTTTCGCCATTGACCTCGCCGGCACGCGCATCGGCGCGCTGATCGATGCAACCACCGGTGCCGCGATCGCCACCGAACAAATCGATCCGGCACGCATCGCCACCTTGTACGGCACGACCCAGGAGGAGCGTCGCGTCGTCCAGCTCGAGCAGTTGCCGACCTTGCTCGTGGCCGGCCTGCAGGCGGTCGAGGATCGCAGTTTCAAGCACCATCACGGCATCGACTTGACGGCGATCCTGCGCGCGGCCTGGGCGAACCTGAGCGCCGGGCGCGTCGTCCAGGGCGGTTCGACGCTGACCCAGCAGCTGGTCCGGAATCTTTACCTCGACCGCAGCCAGAACGCGCTGCGCAAGATCAACGAGGCGCTGCTCGCGCTGATCATCGAGTATCGCTACGACAAGCGGCGCATCCTCGAGGCCTATGTCAACGAGATCTTTCTCGGCCAGCAGGGCGGCCAGGCCATCCACGGTTTCGCCGCCGCCAGCGAGTTCTGGTTCGGTCGCGACGTGGCCACGCTCGGCCCGGCCGAGATCGCCCTGCTCGTCGGCATGGTGCAGGGGCCGAGCTGGTACGACCCGCGCCGCGCACCACAGCGTGCACTCGAACGGCGCAATCGCGTGCTCGGGCAGTTCGCCGAGACCGGCCTGATCGATGCCAAGCTGCTCGCCAGCTCGCGCGCGCAGCCGCTCGGTGTGGTCGCGACCGGCGCCCTGCCACGCAACCGTTTCCCGGCCTTCCTCGACCTCGTGCGCGCCCAGCTCGCGCGCGATTTTCCCGAGACAGGCATCGACGCGGCCGGTCTCACGATCCACACCACGTTGGCGCCGTCGAGCCAGCTCGTCGCCGAAGATGCGCTGAAGCGGACGCTGGAAACGCTTGGCCCGAGCCAGCAGGCGCTCGAAGCCGCGCTCGTCGTCACCGGCGCGCGTGATGGCGAAGTGGAAGTCCTGGTCGGCGGACGTGAAGCGGATGCGCAGGGATTCAACCGTGCGCTCGATGCGCGCCGGCCGATCGGCTCGCTGGTCAAGCCCTTCGTCTTCCTGGTTGCCCTGGCCCAGCCGCAGCGCCATTCGTGGGCGTCGCTGATCGATGACGCGCCAGTCAGCCTGCCGCAGCGCGACGGCACGCGCTGGACGCCGAAGAACGCCGACGGCGAGGAGCATGGCACGGTCAACCTCGCCGACGTGCTGGCCAACAGCTGGAACCTCGCCACCGTGCAGCTCGGCCTGCGTCTCGGCGTTGATGCGGTGCGCGGCCTGCTGCAGTCGTTGGCGCCGGACCGCACGATCAACCCGAATCCGTCGTTGCTGCTCGGTGCGGTCGAGCTGAGTCCGCTCGACGTCGCCCAGCTCTACCAGTACTTCGCCGCCGACGGCCATGCCCTGCCGCTGCGTGCCGTGCGCGGCGTGGTCGACAAGGCTGGGCGGACGCTGTCGCGCTATGGCACCAAGGCCGGTGCCGGTGACTATGTGACCGCCGCGCGCCTCGTCAACTGGGGCATGCAGCAGGTCGTCGAGCGCGGCACCGCGCGCGCGATCGGCGTCGCCGGCCTCGGCGATCGCCACATCGCCGGCAAGACCGGCACCAGTGACACGCAACGCGACGCCTGGTTCGCCGGCTTCGATGGCAGCCGCCTCGGCGTCGTCTGGATCGGCCGCGACGACAACAAGCCGACTGCGCTGTACGGCTCGACCGGCGCACTGCGCGTGTGGATCGACTTGTTCAAGCGCCTGCCGGGCCAGGATCTGGTGATTCCCGAGGACGGCATCGAAACCGTCTGGATCGATCCCTCGACCGGCCAGCGCAGCGACCAGAGCTGCCGCAGTGCGCGACGCGTGCCTTTTGCGGCCGGCTACGCGCCGCGCGAGTGGCGCGAATGTGCGGGCAGCGAGGGGCGGCGCAGGGATGAATGA